In the Ciconia boyciana chromosome 25, ASM3463844v1, whole genome shotgun sequence genome, TTATGGGGAATTTTGAAGCCATGGAAAACAGAGCTCCCACAAAACCAGCCGCCGTTCCACGCTACTCTCTGAACGTCACCTTCCCACAGCGGTCACTTGGATGAGCTTTAGCACCTGGACCCCTTACAGCCCCTTCCCCATCGCCCACCAGCCCAGAGCATCTCCCACTGcccccccagggatggggccaCGGCTGTAAAGTCTCGGTTAAAGTCTTTAATAATTACAAGAATTCCAGATTCATTACAGAAGAGTTTAcaacaaataatatttctccatacaaaggcaaaataaactTTCAAGTAATAGCGTCCTGGCTCTGGAGTCTCAACGCCAGCGAcggggagggatgggggcaCACACGGCCCCTGCCCTGGCGAGGGGCTGCCCCTGGCCAGGGATTGCCCCGTCCTCCCCGGCACAGCAAACCGGCACCAGCTCTGCGGAGCAGAGCTCGGGCAGCCGAGCACCGCAACCGCCTCCGGGACAGAGACCGCCGGGCACGGacgggcagagccggggggcaCAGTGTCCCGGACGAGGACGCTCCCCCGGGCGCCGGTAAGGCACTGGTGGGCATCACCCGGGGAGCGGGGCACagcggggccgggaccgggcACCGAGCCCGGCTGGAGGGGTCGGTGCCACGCGGTACCGCTCCGGTGTCCCGGTGCCTCGGGGGGCCAGCGTGGGACCGGCGTGACCCCAGCGGGCTGCGAGgggcccccaggccccccgctccccccccaaGGGAGCCAAcgccagggcaggggctgcagccccctccccagggcaccGTCCCGGCCCCTCTCCGGCACTGCCTAAAACGCAGGGCACGCCCACGCCCCGGCACCCCACACACCAATATGGTGCCGCGGGCGCTTGGCAGGCGGTgcccggccccagccctgccggagcccggggggcgcgggggccaGGGAAAGGCCAGGCACGTAATGACAACGTATTCCCAAAAGGCATCgacacattattattattgtttaatACAACCCCATATaaaactgaagcagcagcagcaattctTATTGAGGGACCTAAACTGAAATAGGTTtagaacataatttaaaaaaataaaaacagcaaaagtagcaaaatatatgaactttttttttttatagcaacTGATATCTACCAGCCACTAGTACCTTACTACCAAACTGGTATATCTCTGGTAACAAcccttttaaaaagacatgtaaatatatattcatatttatacatatttttagctATGTACACAGGACTTTTGTTTTTAGCACTGGTGTATTTGGCTGCCTCTACTATCAGTGCTGAGCAATGTATACGCTGCGTCTCCCGCTTCCAAGGTCCCGGGGGTTTGGTCAGCGAAGCCCCTCGGTGCTGgcactgctgagctgcaggaccAGCCCCAGAGCATCTTGGGCAGCGAGCGCCGCACCGGCAGGACCCCTGCGCCGGCCGGCCGTGCCAGCGAGGCTTCCAGCACGCCGACGCTCCCCGGCTTGCGTGGTCGCAGAAACCCGGCGCTGGCCTTGGCTTAGCGAGTTCTCCAAGTCGTGGATAAGGCCGGCTCTCCGTGCCCTGCCAGGACGTGCCGTCCCAGGAGGGGTGGCTGGCTCCCTGGCTGGGCGCTGCCCACATGAGAGGATTTCGGCTTAACCAAGTGGAAATATTCAAGCACAGACTTCATGGAAAAGaggttttttaagaaaaaaaggaaacaccaaaaaaacaccaGAACAAAACCTTTGGGCTGCAGAGAGCTCACAACTAAGGCggcaggagaagctggcaggagaggtgggTGGTTTTGGTTACGTGAGATGCTACGGTTGTGTCTCTGAACCCTTTCTGCAATAGCTCAGCACGATGGGGCTCCGCAGGCAGCATCTGCCGGCAGCCGCGGGCGCAGGCACGGCATGGCAGTCCCTGCTGGCAGTGCCACCCTCAGTGTCGCTTCAGTCCGCCGTTGGTGTGCTGAGGGGGGAACTTGGGAAGGCACGGCTCGTCTGGAAGAGGGTCGTGAGAAAAAACAGAGTCCTCTCCCGAGGAGCAGGTGGAGCTGCGGGTGTCTGGGAAGCCGGGAGAATACTGATCCAGCGGCATGGAGAGGTCCAGGTACTCCTGGGAGGGACGAACCCCGAGGACGGGCTCAGGAGGGGACCGGGCATCCCCGCGGGAGcgcccagcccaggcagggtgGGTGCAGGTGGGTGCTCATGTGTGCCGCCTCTCCTACCTGGTTGGAGGTCATGGCCACGATCCTATCCAGGTCTTCCACCAGCTGCTTGAAGGTGGGTCTCTGGGAGGGGACGGCGTGCCAGCAGTCCCGCATCATCATGTACCTGGGCGGGCAGAGGGGAGGCGAGGGCTGAGCCCGGAGCgagcggccggggctggggacccccacccacgggagcagagcagcacccagggacGGCCACCGGCACTCAGGCTGGGACCCGTGGCCAGCAAAGACGCTATGCCAGGGATTTAGGGCTAATCCCCTGCGCGGAAGGAAGGGAACTCCCTGCGCGCCCGCCCTCCCGGCCGCGGGCGCTGGGATGGACAGGGGGCTTTTTCAGGAGGAGGATGTACGGGGAGCTAAGCTAGTCCCTGCTCCGGGGTCACCCTGGGATTCGCTCCTGCCGAGGAATAACAAAGGGAGATGGTGATTATTGCAAACAGATTGAGCCGATGTTTTTGCAGGGCTGGGAACTGCTGGGAAAGTAACTCCGAACATCTGCCTGCGTCCCCCCCGTGCACCTGCCtgcgccccgggccgggccgtcgCACCCGGAGCTcccggccccgcgctgccgctGCAGCCCCGGCTCCGTGCCACACTCACAGCTCGTTGGTGCAGTTGCTGGGCTTGTCCATCCTGTGACCTTCCTTCAGCAGCTTGAAAAGCTCCTCCACCGGCACGCCGGGGTAGGGCGAGCCGCCCAGCGTGAAGATCTCCCACAGCAGCACGCCGAAGGACCACCTGCCCGGGGCAAACACAGGGCAGATGCTGGGGCACCTGGCTCCCGTGGAGCTGACACCCCCGTTTCAGACCTTTGGGTACAGTTAGAAGTTCGTTTGCTGGGAGGGACAAGCACTAACAGCTTTGATTCGCTCTGCAAGACAAATGAGTCCCATCGCCAAATGCAATTTggattcaaaatattttgtctgctgACGCTAATTATATTTTCGTTAAATTAAGACGAATCACATCTGGTGCATTCGCCACGGTGCATATCGTGTTCACTAGCGGGCGCTGGGCGCTGCTACGTGAGATGCAGCAGGGCGGGACGGGACCTCAGCAAGATGCTGCGAGATGCAGGCAGCGATGCAGGCAGCGATGCAGGCAGCAAGAGCGTTGCTGGACGGGGTGGCCAAGGAGGGCCACGTCCCGCAGCTCACAGCAGAGTGCCCAGCAGACGACTGAGGGTTCCCCCCGTGCTGGCAGTTTTggctccccatctccccccgaCCCAGCCCATCGCTTGCGaagccaggcagggagcaggcgtCCCGCAGCCGCTACTCACACGTCGCTCTGATGAGTGTATATTCGGTCGAACAGAGCCTCTGGGGCCATCCACTTCACCGGCAGGCGACCCTGGGACACAAGAAAGCCCCGCATTGGCTCCATGCCgccagggagcagggggacctggggggggcACGCCCGTGGCATCGCCAGCGTGGCTTGGGGTATCCCCGGCGCGGAGAGCGCCGCTGCCCTCGCCCGCCCCGGCGAAGCCCCTCGCCCACCACTCACATTCGTCGTCTTCTTGTAGTAATCTATGTGGTGGATGTCACGGGCCAGACCAAAGTCAGCGATCTTCATCACGTTGTCCTCGGTCACCAGGACGTTCCTGGCCGCCAGGTCCCTGTGGATGCACTGCCCGAGCGCGGGGCCGTCAGGCGGTCCCCGAAGCCCCCGGATGGTTCCCCATGATGAAcgggctgggagggaagggtgCACCCCCCCCCGAGCCCAGCCACCGGGTTCCCCATCCCATCACGGCCCCCCCGGAGCTCCTCACCTTCTTGGAAGCCAGGTACTCCATGCCCCGGGCAACCTGGTAGGCGCAGGAGACCAGGTCCTTGAAGGAGAGCTGCTCCTCGGGGACGCGGGTGGGGTTGTAGCAGTACTCCATGCCGGGGGGCCGCCGGGCTTGCAGGTATTCCCGCAGGTTGCCCTTGCTTGCGTACTCCACGATCACATAGAGGGGTCCTGCAGGGACAGCGGGATGAGCGGCCGGACCACGGAGCAGGGGCTCCCGTCCCCACGGTCGCAGGGTCAGCCCCCTCCCGGCGCGTGGACGGCAGCCGgaggggtggcagaggggatgCCCCCTCCCCGCTCGCGCGCCCTCACCGTCCTGCGTGCAGGCTCCCAGCAGGTTGATGATGTTCTTGTGCTTGCCGATCATCTTCATCATCTCCATCTCGGAGATGAGGTCAGACAAGTCCTTCTCCGTGGCGTCAGCTAAAGCGGTGGAGAAGGCAGCGGTCGGGGGGGGCCAGGCTGGGTCCCCCGGCGTGGCACACATCTggccccagccagggctgcggCATCACGCCGGGCCCCCCCTTCTCGCCGCCACTTACACTTGAGCATCTTCACCGCCACCTTGGTCACGCGGTTTGGCTTGTCCTTGTCGAGGCCGATGGCTTCTGCCAGCACCACCTGCCCGAAGCACCCTTCTCCCAGGGGCTTGCCCAGGATCAGCCTGGCGGGAGGAGAGACCCTGACACAGGGGCCAGCGGCCGCGGGGGGAAGCAGGTCGGTTGCCGGCGCTGGCAAACGGCATCGGCGGTGCCGCCGTCCTCACCCAGCTCCCGCCCAGGCTGCTCCGGCAGCTCGTCCCCGGAGCAAAGTGCACCCAGCGGGGACGGGGCCTCACCTGTCCCGGGGCAGCTCCCAGCGCGGGTCCTCAGGGAGCTCGTACTCGGAGACGCCGGCCAGCATGGGGGTGCCGCTGGAGGAGAGCCGCGAGGGCCGGACCAGCATCACGCCCGAGTTCATGGAGGAGCTGGAGTCGGCCGACACCTGCAGCGGGGACCGTGGGTTACCTTCACGCAGCGCCGGGTGCCACGgccggctgccccggccgggAGGGAGACGCTGACCGGGAGCCTTCGCACCCCGaccctgcccgcagccccctgcccgcagccccctcTGCCCGCAGGCACGGGGCCCCGTCCGCGCTGCTTCTACGTCGGACCTGgactaaataatttttaattaacttctgGCATGCCGATACCATGAAATATACGGCCTGGGAGTCCTCCTGTCTCCTCAGTGCGTAAAACACGCTCTTCTGCTCCAACATTAAATTGCTGTAAACCCTTCTGGTCCTCTTCATCACCCCCGCCGCGCCCTGGGGGTCGAGGAGGGGCTGTGCAGCCCCCCCGCTCGCTGCGCTGCCCGTCCAGGGCAGAGCCCGCTGGTGGCCCCCACCCCTCTCCACGGACGGGCACGAGGCTGGAGAGGGTGGCACGTGCAGCAGGGCGAGACCGTCCCGGCTCTCCCCCATCCATCCTCATCCAGAaaactccccccaaaaagggcaGGTCCCCAGGAGGGGCAGTAGGTGCAAACAAACCCCCTCTCTACTTTCTGTTACCTGTCTGCGCAGGGGGATGCTCTTGGCCAGCTTGTGCACGGCCAGCTGGCTGTTGAAGTCGGTCTTCTTGGTGGTGCTCTTCATCTTGTAGATGATGACGGTCACCACCATGCAGGAGATGAGGAAGGCCCCAGTGCAGTAAATGATGATCTCCAGGTAGAGGGGGGACGTCATCATGGCTGGGGTGTCTTCAATAGCTGGGTCGGTGTGAACAGGGCGTTAGCACCCGCGAGCCCGCCCGGGGCCAAGGAGCGGAGCGGCGCTGGGGGACACCCCCGGCTCCTCCCCGTGCTCGGCGGGGACACGCTCCGCATCGCCAGAGGCCTCGGTGCAGCGTGCGGCAGGGACCAGgggggctgcccgcccgccccggcggggaAGGCGCGCGCGTCCCCCCGGGCCCCTCacccccgcggccgggccgggcctctGCCGCATCCGCAGGCACACGCCTGGCACGGGATGGGGTCAAGTGAGAAAGGCGTGAAGTGGGTGGGACAGCGCCCGCGTCACCTCGGCCGGGGCCGTGCGGGACAGCAGCGCGGGCTGCACCGAGGCAGCGGAGCTCTCGCGCCAGGGCTGCGCTGGGGATGCTCTCCTGCGTCACCCCGCAGGGACGGGGCACGGCGGGCACCCCGGGGACGGgtccccttcccagctgctctctctgccCGCACTCGGAGCGGCAGGTCCCTCAGGGTCCGGGGGTGACTCTGAGCAcggtgggatggagggggcTGTCCAGCAGTGCCCGGGGCAGAGCAGCCAGAAGCACCTCCAGCGGCAGCAATCTGCTGTGGGACCCCCAGGCTGGCGGGCAGGAGGGTCCTATCCCTGCCATGCCATGGGGCAGACCCCGCTTTGGTGGCCGCCGGTGGCGGAGGAGGTGACAGTGCCGTGAACagctcagagcagctgcagccacgCGGCACGGTCCAGTGCGGCCGCAAACCGTGGTGAATCTGGCAGGGTGGGAGCTGCCGTTGCATCCCCGCCAGCAGCCCCCCCAACCTGACCCCCCCCAAAGAACAGAGCCTGAGAGAGAGGTGTAAGAGGGAGTCGAAGCTTTCGGTCCCACCTCCGAGCACACCCGGCTGACAAAGCGGCGGCTGATAACAGGAAAAGTTTTTGGCTGGAAAGCAACAACCACGCAGCACCCCAAAAACTTTCCCGGCTGCTGTTATCAGGCTTTGGTGCGTGCAGCATTGATGCCTGAGGAGCAGCATCAATGGGGACAGGGGCAGCCGTCCCCGGCAGCGCAGCAGAAGCGACACGCAGTCCTGGCGCGGGTCCTGTGCCGCAGGGCAAGGCCAGCTCCCCggcaggcagcgctgccagcACCCCCCGAACCCCGCTGCCGCCCGGGTGCTCTGTGCCCCCCTGCGCGGGCAGCGCTGGCCTTGCCCCGGGGCACGGGACCGACCCGCTCCGGCGGAGCGGCCCCTGGTTAAGTTCCCCCGGGTATGCATCGCCTGGGCCAGGGAGAGAGCGGGGGGCAGACCCCAGtcggggggcgggaggggggcaCGCAGCGGGGGGTGCGCGCCCCGTCTcgctgcagctgcagggggcagccctgcagccctgggtgggcaggggccaGGAAGCGCTCTCTCCCGGACCGCAATGCATACGttggaaaggagggaggaaagggagaggaagaggagtaTATACCTTCGAGAACTGTCAACCATGCAGAGTGATGGGAGATCCCAATAGAATTACCCGCCAAACAAGTATACTCCCCAGCATCCTCAAATGAGACATTCCTTAAGTGAAGGACTTCCATTTCTTTGTCTGTTGTGTTAACGCCAGCCGTCtagaaggaaaaatggaagcaaaaaacGGAGAAGCAAACGACATGAGATCTTCTGGGAAGGAGGCTAGAGAGGAAGGAGAGCCCAGTCTCATTTGCCAGACCCCCGGGGAGCAGACAGAGACCACTGCAGACCTGCTAGAGAGACCCTCAGGATGACCACTCATCCAGGCGGACCTAAGGAGATGCCGGTTAAAAACCCTTCACCAAACTGAGCGTCCTGCCCATCTGAGCATGCTGGCAATGGgctacatggaaaaataaacccCAGGCAGAGCCGGCTGGCTGACTCGCACGACACAGGGAGGGACGAGGACGGAGACAGGAGGACGGAGACAGGAGGGCAGCACAGAGGGGGGGTGCGGCACCGCGTCGGCCCCAGCCGCGCGCAGACGGGGCGCCTGGGCCGGGTGCGAAGGCACGGGCCGGCCCGGTGGCAACACCCGCAGGGACCCAGGCTCAGTGGTGCTGGACCCGGTAGGCACCCGGGCAGTCCTGGCACACCGCTCCAGTGCCTGCGTGACGGGGTGGGAAGCACACAGGAGAAACATCGGGACAGCCACATACACAGAGCACAAAACCTAGCCGGCCCCGCTGTGTATTTTTCCATGGCTTGTCGCAccagaaacacagcagaaacaagagagcccagagttttgttttccacCGCTGGGGACTGACGGTCCGAGGAAACACCCCGCCGGGTGTTCTTCCGATTACCTTTTGCCAGAGGTCTGGTGACAGTGAGCCACGCAGACTGGTTGGCCTCGCCAATATAATTGGAAACCTTACAAACATACTCCCCGCTCTCCGCCTCTGTCACATTATACAGGGTCAGCACCTCCGCATCAGAGCTATTAATCCCCGAGTGCTGGAACAGACCAACAACATGGAGTCACATTGACACGGTCAGAAACAGCAGCGCCCGGAGCATCGGCACCGGCTCTGCCGGCGTGGGGGCTGCTTCCCCCCGGTACCCGCTGCCGGGCgggagggatggggctggaCACGGGGGTTCACAGGAGGCAGGGGCAGACAGTCACGGGGCTGTGATCCTGCTCCCCCCTGCAACCCGGCCAGGGGCACGGCTGGGGACGGCTGTGCACCCCGGGGGCTTGCACAGCAGCCGGTTTGCTCGCTGTGAGCAGGACCACCGGCACGCAGAGGGAGCTGCTCTCGCTGGGACGGATCAAGGGCTCAGCTCCCCCCCTCCGGCGCCGTGCTCGCTCCCTGGACTagcccacccagccccacggcgcGTGCCTTTAGGGCTTCAAAAGGATCGCACTGCCTGTATGCGGCCGAGGAGCCgggcagccctccctgcccacctctcACCCCGCGCTTGCCCGGGGCACCCCGGTGCGGAGCGGGGCAGGCTGGTGATGGCTCTGGGGCTCCGGCTGCCTCGAGGCCACTTGGCTGCCAGCCggtggtccccagccccaggcggCTCCTCTCGCC is a window encoding:
- the FGFR1 gene encoding fibroblast growth factor receptor 1 isoform X8; protein product: MFTWRCLILWAVLVTAALSAARPAPTLPDQVLPKAKIEVESYSAHPGDLLQLRCRLRDDVQSINWVRDGVQLAENNRTRITGEEVEVRDAVPEDSGLYACMTNSPSGSETTYFSVNVSDALPSAEDDDDEDDSSSEEKEADNTKPNQAIAPYWTYPEKMEKKLHAVPAAKTVKFKCPSSGTPNPTLRWLKNGKEFKPDHRIGGYKVRYATWSIIMDSVVPSDKGNYTCIVENKYGSINHTYQLDVVERSPHRPILQAGLPANKTVALGSNVEFVCKVYSDPQPHIQWLKHIEVNGSKIGPDNLPYVQILKTAGVNTTDKEMEVLHLRNVSFEDAGEYTCLAGNSIGISHHSAWLTVLEAIEDTPAMMTSPLYLEIIIYCTGAFLISCMVVTVIIYKMKSTTKKTDFNSQLAVHKLAKSIPLRRQVTVSADSSSSMNSGVMLVRPSRLSSSGTPMLAGVSEYELPEDPRWELPRDRVSPPARLILGKPLGEGCFGQVVLAEAIGLDKDKPNRVTKVAVKMLKSDATEKDLSDLISEMEMMKMIGKHKNIINLLGACTQDGPLYVIVEYASKGNLREYLQARRPPGMEYCYNPTRVPEEQLSFKDLVSCAYQVARGMEYLASKKCIHRDLAARNVLVTEDNVMKIADFGLARDIHHIDYYKKTTNGRLPVKWMAPEALFDRIYTHQSDVANQSC